The following coding sequences are from one Aeromicrobium duanguangcaii window:
- a CDS encoding SDR family oxidoreductase has product MDITGKVAVVTGAGGGIGAALAEALVTAGAQVVLADLKADGVDSVAARLNEQTPGSAVAVAGDVSRTEQIEKLIAAAEESFGPVDVYFANAGVGGGVSLDASEEEWDLAHQVNVMAHVRAARLLVPGWVERGSGYFVSTASAAGLLTQIGSATYSVSKHGAVAFAEWLSITYGDQGVAVSCLCPMGVNTDMLTGGGPVTNETQRRAAQAVTDAGGVLEADEVAAIVLRAMAAEEFLILPHPEVKVFASRKTGDIDRWLAGMRRYQASLA; this is encoded by the coding sequence ATGGACATCACCGGCAAGGTCGCCGTCGTCACCGGAGCCGGTGGCGGCATCGGAGCCGCTCTGGCCGAGGCCCTGGTCACGGCCGGCGCACAGGTCGTCCTGGCGGACCTCAAGGCCGATGGTGTCGACTCCGTGGCCGCCCGCCTCAACGAGCAGACCCCCGGATCTGCCGTCGCGGTCGCCGGCGACGTGTCCCGCACCGAGCAGATCGAGAAGCTCATCGCCGCCGCCGAGGAGTCCTTCGGCCCCGTCGACGTCTACTTCGCGAACGCCGGTGTCGGCGGGGGAGTGTCCCTCGACGCCTCCGAGGAGGAGTGGGACCTCGCACACCAGGTCAACGTCATGGCGCACGTGCGCGCGGCCCGCCTGCTCGTGCCCGGCTGGGTCGAGCGCGGATCGGGATACTTCGTCTCGACCGCCTCGGCGGCCGGCCTGCTGACGCAGATCGGCTCCGCGACCTACTCGGTCTCCAAGCACGGCGCCGTCGCGTTCGCCGAGTGGCTCTCGATCACGTACGGCGACCAGGGCGTGGCCGTCAGCTGCCTGTGCCCCATGGGCGTCAACACCGACATGCTCACCGGCGGCGGGCCCGTCACCAACGAGACGCAGCGCCGCGCCGCGCAGGCCGTCACCGACGCCGGCGGAGTGCTCGAGGCCGACGAGGTCGCGGCGATCGTGCTGCGGGCCATGGCCGCCGAGGAGTTCCTCATCCTGCCCCACCCCGAGGTGAAGGTCTTCGCGTCCCGCAAGACCGGCGACATCGATCGCTGGCTCGCCGGGATGCGCCGTTACCAAGCCTCCCTCGCCTGA
- a CDS encoding thioesterase family protein, translated as MTTATAPTIDDVSDLGTALALVAPAEFEDGNGHVNVGHYYRLHMQAADAAFTTLGFDDGYRARTGHSIFSVEHHIRFHDESLVGDELSVHLRILGVAPKAIHGLTIIVNRSRGTIANTLEFLELHVDLTSRRTTSMPEDLTTALRDRLREHEALPWSLPLAATMGVR; from the coding sequence ATGACCACCGCCACCGCGCCCACGATCGACGACGTCTCCGACCTCGGGACCGCCCTGGCCCTGGTCGCGCCGGCCGAGTTCGAGGACGGCAACGGCCATGTGAACGTCGGCCACTACTACCGGCTGCACATGCAGGCCGCCGACGCGGCCTTCACCACGCTGGGCTTCGACGACGGCTACCGCGCCCGCACCGGCCACAGCATCTTCAGCGTGGAGCACCACATCCGCTTCCACGACGAGTCCCTGGTCGGCGACGAGCTGTCGGTCCATTTGCGGATCCTCGGCGTCGCCCCGAAGGCGATCCACGGGCTGACGATCATCGTCAACCGCTCCCGCGGGACGATCGCCAACACCCTGGAGTTCCTCGAGCTCCACGTCGACCTCACCTCGCGGCGCACCACGTCGATGCCCGAGGACCTCACGACGGCGTTGCGTGACCGGCTCCGCGAGCACGAGGCCCTGCCGTGGTCGCTGCCCCTGGCCGCGACCATGGGCGTCCGCTGA
- a CDS encoding S8 family serine peptidase, which produces MILPVLVAATVMVDVGASAEPVTEPSARVEPAGSPAPRLARGLIVKARSDTPARRSSIARSARTELPTGNGVASTASAPAGLSVLRLEEPVPVAELDAAIEQVESRADVEWVIADTLRTTTSAPPVEVDDPGFLIQGNLWDTRDTIDGQPTDGGFTTRAPALWRSTQGDPSVVVAVVDTGITQHPDLEGQTVAGYDFVDDECTPLGDACYYDRTYVNAGDGDGWDADPSDPGDWRDEGLVTRCFGPVDDPSEYTAESSWHGTHVAGTVAAKAGNGFGVAGVAPGVKVQPVRVLGHCGGWDTDIVFGILWAAGVDLREYDVPLNPTPAKVVNLSLGGAYESAEDAAQDCELYGEIASMARARGATLVAAAGNDSAREIAPLSHSVPASCAGFVSVASTSDTGHRSWYSTAGEGVDIAAPGGEMQVPTSSAERGILSTVNLGTTAPGAAGYAFYQGTSMATPAVAAGAALLYSLGITSPDAVEAGLKSAVQPFSTVRYGRRTIGGAATSLTTDELDCTTTGRTSCGAGILDLSRVTAPLAAPRVTGTAALGEQLQARSAGLTTAGASTLTWWRAATKVGTGAAYRITAADAGRTLTVRDTVASGPFAGASLATSVVVPAAPTPKPTPKPVAKVKATLRMSVPSKFRRTKRAPLTVRIAAPGVRPTGTVRIYDGRKRITTRKLQAKHGGTLRVTLPKLKKGKHRLRVVYSGSATVRSAAASKVVRAR; this is translated from the coding sequence TTGATCCTTCCCGTCCTCGTCGCGGCCACCGTGATGGTCGACGTCGGTGCCTCGGCCGAGCCGGTCACCGAGCCGTCCGCCCGGGTCGAGCCCGCCGGTTCACCCGCGCCGCGACTGGCTCGCGGCCTCATCGTCAAGGCCCGCTCGGACACGCCCGCGCGGCGTTCGTCGATCGCTCGGAGCGCACGCACCGAGCTGCCCACCGGCAACGGCGTGGCGTCGACCGCCAGCGCGCCGGCGGGCCTGTCGGTCCTGCGGCTGGAGGAGCCGGTGCCCGTCGCCGAGCTCGATGCGGCGATCGAGCAGGTCGAGTCGCGGGCCGACGTCGAGTGGGTCATCGCGGACACGCTGCGAACGACCACCAGCGCGCCACCGGTCGAGGTCGACGACCCGGGCTTCCTGATCCAGGGGAACCTGTGGGACACCCGTGACACCATCGACGGCCAGCCGACGGACGGCGGCTTCACCACGAGGGCGCCGGCACTGTGGCGGTCCACCCAGGGCGATCCCTCCGTCGTCGTGGCGGTCGTGGACACGGGCATCACCCAGCATCCCGACCTGGAGGGCCAGACCGTCGCGGGATACGACTTCGTCGACGACGAGTGCACGCCCCTCGGCGACGCCTGTTACTACGACCGCACGTACGTCAACGCCGGTGACGGCGACGGCTGGGACGCCGACCCCTCCGATCCGGGGGACTGGCGCGACGAGGGACTGGTGACGCGCTGCTTCGGTCCTGTCGACGATCCGTCCGAGTACACGGCGGAGAGCTCCTGGCACGGCACGCACGTCGCGGGCACCGTCGCCGCCAAGGCGGGCAACGGGTTCGGCGTGGCCGGGGTCGCCCCCGGAGTCAAGGTCCAGCCGGTCCGCGTCCTGGGCCACTGCGGCGGCTGGGACACGGACATCGTGTTCGGGATCTTGTGGGCGGCCGGTGTGGACCTGCGCGAGTACGACGTCCCGCTGAACCCGACGCCCGCGAAGGTCGTCAACCTCTCGCTCGGCGGCGCGTACGAGTCGGCAGAGGACGCCGCTCAGGACTGCGAGCTGTACGGCGAGATCGCGTCCATGGCCCGGGCGCGCGGGGCGACGCTCGTGGCTGCGGCGGGCAACGACTCCGCGCGGGAGATCGCGCCGCTGAGCCACAGCGTCCCCGCCTCCTGCGCCGGGTTCGTGAGCGTCGCGTCGACGAGCGACACCGGGCATCGCTCCTGGTACTCGACCGCGGGCGAGGGCGTCGACATCGCCGCACCCGGCGGTGAGATGCAGGTGCCCACGTCGTCGGCCGAGCGCGGCATCCTCTCGACGGTCAACCTCGGCACGACCGCTCCGGGGGCGGCCGGTTACGCCTTCTACCAGGGCACGAGCATGGCCACGCCGGCCGTGGCCGCGGGTGCGGCGCTGCTGTACTCCCTGGGCATCACCAGCCCCGACGCCGTCGAGGCGGGCCTGAAGTCGGCGGTCCAGCCGTTCTCGACGGTGCGCTACGGGCGCCGGACGATCGGCGGAGCAGCCACGTCGCTCACGACCGACGAGCTGGACTGCACCACGACGGGCCGGACGTCGTGCGGCGCGGGCATCCTGGACCTGTCGCGGGTGACGGCGCCCCTGGCGGCGCCGCGGGTCACCGGGACCGCCGCGCTCGGCGAGCAGCTGCAGGCCCGGTCGGCCGGCCTGACGACGGCCGGAGCCTCCACCCTCACGTGGTGGCGCGCAGCGACGAAGGTCGGCACGGGCGCCGCGTACCGGATCACCGCCGCGGACGCGGGTCGGACGCTGACCGTGCGGGACACGGTGGCCTCGGGCCCCTTCGCAGGCGCTTCGTTGGCGACGTCGGTGGTCGTGCCGGCTGCCCCGACCCCGAAGCCCACGCCGAAGCCGGTGGCCAAGGTGAAGGCGACGCTGCGGATGTCGGTGCCCTCGAAGTTCCGGCGCACGAAGCGGGCGCCGCTGACGGTGAGGATCGCGGCACCCGGCGTGCGTCCCACGGGCACCGTGCGGATCTACGACGGTCGCAAGCGGATCACGACGCGGAAGCTGCAGGCCAAGCACGGCGGCACGCTGCGCGTCACCCTGCCGAAGCTGAAGAAGGGCAAGCACCGTCTCCGCGTGGTCTACTCGGGCAGCGCGACGGTCCGCTCGGCGGCGGCGAGCAAGGTCGTCCGGGCCCGTTGA
- the rpsD gene encoding 30S ribosomal protein S4: protein MARYTGPLTKKSRRYGVDLVGGDKAFERRPYAPGQHGRTRVKESEYRTQLQEKQKARYTYGVLEKQFRKYYELASRRPGKTGDNLLILLESRLDNVVYRAGLARTRRHARQLVTHGHFVVNGVKTNIPSFQVSKHDIIDVRAKSLETTPFIVARETHDADVVPGWLDVSPDRGRILVHNKPVREQIVVPIQEQLIVEFYSKI, encoded by the coding sequence ATGGCCCGTTACACCGGACCTCTCACCAAGAAGTCGCGCCGTTACGGCGTCGACCTCGTTGGTGGGGACAAGGCCTTCGAGCGCCGTCCGTACGCGCCCGGCCAGCACGGCCGCACCCGCGTCAAGGAGTCGGAGTACCGCACCCAGCTGCAGGAGAAGCAGAAGGCGCGTTACACCTACGGCGTCCTCGAGAAGCAGTTCCGCAAGTACTACGAGCTCGCGTCGCGCCGTCCCGGCAAGACCGGCGACAACCTGTTGATCCTGCTCGAGAGCCGGCTCGACAACGTCGTCTACCGTGCAGGCCTGGCCCGCACGCGCCGTCACGCCCGCCAGCTGGTGACCCACGGTCACTTCGTGGTCAACGGCGTGAAGACGAACATCCCGTCCTTCCAGGTCAGCAAGCACGACATCATCGACGTGCGCGCCAAGAGCCTGGAGACGACGCCGTTCATCGTCGCCCGTGAGACCCATGACGCCGATGTCGTGCCCGGTTGGCTCGACGTCTCGCCCGATCGTGGCCGCATCCTCGTGCACAACAAGCCCGTGCGCGAGCAGATCGTGGTCCCGATCCAGGAACAGCTCATCGTCGAGTTCTACTCGAAGATCTGA
- a CDS encoding S8 family serine peptidase, with translation MRLRLRRPLTLLVPAALTCALAAGTLPAIASTDDAPAPLNTTEAPEPARGIIVKLADGADGAVTDLVDDVAAELPDDVGVAQTASGPADLGLLELSEQVESDDLDGAIEVLEADPRVEWVVPNGVRLPSATANDPSFRDGSLWNLTGAWGVEAPQAWDITTGSGNVRVAVVDTGLLTNHPDLAGQYVAGRDFVDDEYDCANSACSRIRYRNSFTSANDGNSWDANPADPGDWRDYDNQCRGMAAGTSSWHGTHVAGTIAGKRNNGIGVAGIAPTVKVQPVRVLGRCGGTDWDIAMGVLWASGANVTGHDGGRHGKVPVNRTPAKIINLSLGGWMARPADVREMCKFYGQISAVARKRGSTIVAAAGNNGRNHAQNVPSSCPGYIAVAATDQQGARAPFSNYGAGVDVAGPGVAIASTYNSGTKAPAAFPAAGTYGRLQGTSMAAPAVSATAALAYTAGITHPDVLERVLKATARRAAGCSAAQCGAGVVSAHRVLTAKTPISAPRLSGTPRPGGTLRATPGSWRNGATVKLTWLRAGRVVTTGPTYRVGKADIGKVVTVRSSATNGTPGIFHQSSVAVKVKPRLAFGMPSKLKKSTRAKLAVKVKAPSVRPTGTIKVYDGKKRIAVKKMKAKNKGKIVIKLPKLKKKGKHRIRVVYSGSGKVSGAKKSKVVRVR, from the coding sequence ATGAGGCTGCGGTTGCGCCGTCCACTCACTCTGCTCGTGCCTGCGGCGCTGACCTGCGCCCTCGCGGCGGGGACGCTGCCGGCCATCGCGTCCACCGACGACGCCCCGGCGCCGTTGAACACGACCGAGGCGCCCGAGCCCGCGCGGGGCATCATCGTCAAGCTCGCCGACGGTGCGGACGGAGCCGTGACCGACCTCGTCGATGACGTTGCGGCCGAGCTGCCCGACGACGTCGGCGTGGCCCAGACAGCCTCGGGGCCGGCCGACCTGGGCCTGCTGGAGCTGTCCGAGCAGGTCGAGTCCGACGATCTCGACGGCGCCATCGAGGTGCTGGAGGCTGACCCGCGGGTCGAGTGGGTCGTTCCCAACGGGGTCCGCCTGCCGTCGGCCACCGCGAACGATCCGAGCTTCCGCGACGGGAGCCTGTGGAACCTGACCGGTGCGTGGGGTGTCGAGGCGCCGCAGGCATGGGACATCACCACCGGCAGTGGGAACGTGCGCGTTGCGGTCGTCGACACCGGCCTCCTCACGAACCATCCCGATCTGGCCGGGCAGTACGTGGCGGGCCGTGACTTCGTCGACGACGAGTACGACTGCGCGAACAGTGCCTGTTCGCGGATCCGGTATCGCAACTCGTTCACCAGCGCCAACGACGGCAACAGCTGGGACGCCAACCCCGCGGACCCGGGTGACTGGCGCGACTACGACAATCAGTGCCGGGGCATGGCCGCGGGCACCAGCAGCTGGCACGGCACCCACGTCGCGGGCACCATCGCGGGCAAGCGCAACAACGGCATCGGCGTGGCGGGCATCGCCCCCACGGTCAAGGTGCAGCCGGTGCGCGTCCTGGGCCGCTGCGGCGGCACCGACTGGGACATCGCGATGGGCGTGCTGTGGGCCTCGGGCGCGAACGTCACCGGCCACGACGGTGGACGTCACGGCAAGGTGCCGGTGAACCGGACGCCGGCCAAGATCATCAACCTCTCGCTGGGCGGATGGATGGCGCGGCCCGCGGACGTCCGGGAGATGTGCAAGTTCTACGGCCAGATCTCGGCGGTCGCCCGCAAGCGCGGCTCGACGATCGTCGCGGCAGCGGGCAACAACGGACGCAACCACGCGCAGAACGTGCCCTCGTCGTGCCCCGGCTACATCGCCGTGGCCGCCACGGACCAGCAGGGAGCGCGCGCGCCCTTCTCGAACTACGGCGCGGGCGTCGACGTGGCCGGCCCTGGCGTCGCCATCGCCTCGACCTACAACAGCGGCACGAAGGCGCCGGCCGCGTTCCCCGCGGCCGGCACCTATGGCCGGCTCCAGGGCACGAGCATGGCCGCGCCCGCCGTCTCGGCCACCGCCGCGCTGGCGTACACCGCCGGGATCACGCACCCCGACGTCCTCGAGCGCGTCCTCAAGGCCACCGCGCGGCGCGCGGCCGGGTGCTCGGCGGCCCAGTGCGGCGCGGGTGTCGTGAGCGCCCACCGCGTCCTGACCGCCAAGACCCCGATCAGCGCCCCCCGGCTGAGCGGAACGCCCCGCCCCGGCGGCACGCTGCGGGCGACCCCGGGATCGTGGCGGAACGGCGCCACCGTCAAGCTCACCTGGTTGCGCGCCGGCCGCGTGGTCACCACCGGCCCGACGTACCGGGTCGGCAAGGCCGACATCGGCAAGGTCGTCACGGTCCGGTCCAGCGCCACGAACGGCACGCCGGGAATCTTCCACCAGAGCTCGGTCGCGGTGAAGGTCAAGCCTCGGCTGGCCTTCGGCATGCCGTCGAAGCTCAAGAAGTCGACGCGCGCGAAGCTGGCGGTCAAGGTCAAGGCGCCCTCCGTGCGCCCGACCGGCACGATCAAGGTCTACGACGGCAAGAAGCGCATCGCCGTCAAGAAGATGAAGGCCAAGAACAAGGGCAAGATCGTCATCAAGCTGCCCAAGCTGAAGAAGAAGGGCAAGCACCGCATCCGGGTCGTCTACTCCGGCAGCGGAAAGGTGAGCGGGGCCAAGAAGAGCAAGGTCGTGCGGGTCCGCTGA
- a CDS encoding DNA-directed RNA polymerase subunit alpha, translating into MLIAQRPVLSEEVVDESRSRFVIEPLEPGFGYTLGNSLRRTLLSSIPGAAVTSIKIDGVLHEFSTIEGVTEDVTEIILNLKNLVVSSTIDEPVVMYLRADTAGDVTAAAITPPAGVEVHNPDLHVATLNDKGRLEIELVVERGRGYVSAVQNKTGDEEIGRMPVDSIYSPVLKVTYKVEATRVEQRTDFDKLIIDVETKSSILPRDAIASAGSTLVELFGLARELNVEAEGIDIGPSPVDEQLAADLALAIEDLDFTVRSYNCLKREGIHTVGELITRSEQDLLDIRNFGSKSIDEVKAKLAELGLSLKDSPQGFDPSAVIDTFDEDAGFAEDEQY; encoded by the coding sequence ATGCTGATCGCACAGCGCCCCGTTCTGTCCGAAGAGGTCGTCGACGAGTCCCGTTCGCGGTTCGTCATCGAGCCCCTCGAGCCCGGATTCGGCTACACCCTCGGCAACTCGCTGCGTCGTACGCTGCTGTCGTCGATCCCGGGTGCGGCCGTCACCTCGATCAAGATCGACGGTGTCCTCCACGAGTTCTCGACCATCGAGGGCGTCACCGAGGACGTCACCGAGATCATCCTCAACCTCAAGAACCTCGTCGTGTCGTCGACGATCGACGAGCCCGTGGTCATGTACCTGCGGGCCGACACCGCCGGTGACGTCACCGCCGCGGCGATCACGCCGCCGGCCGGTGTGGAGGTCCACAACCCGGACCTGCACGTCGCGACGCTCAACGACAAGGGCCGTCTCGAGATCGAGCTGGTCGTCGAGCGTGGCCGCGGCTACGTCTCGGCCGTCCAGAACAAGACGGGCGACGAAGAGATCGGCCGCATGCCGGTCGACTCGATCTACAGCCCCGTCCTGAAGGTCACGTACAAGGTCGAGGCCACCCGCGTCGAGCAGCGCACCGACTTCGACAAGCTGATCATCGACGTCGAGACCAAGTCCTCGATCCTGCCGCGCGACGCGATCGCGTCGGCCGGTTCGACGCTGGTCGAGCTGTTCGGCCTGGCCCGTGAGCTCAACGTCGAGGCCGAGGGCATCGACATCGGCCCGTCGCCGGTGGACGAGCAGCTGGCCGCCGACCTCGCGTTGGCGATCGAGGATCTGGACTTCACGGTCCGTTCCTACAACTGCCTCAAGCGCGAGGGCATCCACACCGTGGGTGAGCTCATCACGCGCAGCGAGCAGGACCTGCTGGACATCCGCAACTTCGGGTCGAAGTCGATCGACGAGGTCAAGGCCAAGCTCGCCGAGCTCGGTCTGTCGCTCAAGGACAGCCCGCAGGGCTTCGATCCGTCCGCCGTCATCGACACGTTCGACGAGGACGCCGGATTCGCCGAGGACGAGCAGTACTGA
- a CDS encoding long-chain-fatty-acid--CoA ligase — MVNIVSRVWAHADSEPDRVAIRSPRTITFEQLRETNRRVAGAVRAAGLQPLDRVLFVAPTIPEFPEVYYGLHAAGVTVTTMNVMSTIPEIDYVLDDCDASLVIAWHECADAARTAAERRGVPFWQVDPGAGFDAEPLVQAHEHEADDTAIILYTSGTTGRPKGAELTASNLVDTVDSFLPVLELGDADRFGTALPLFHVFGQAVCMNTALAVGASFSLLSPFDPAKMLEMVRTDRLTTMSGVPTMWNAMLHAEGDFTPEDFASLRMATSGGASLPVEVIRAFTERFGCSILEGYGLTETTGAATFNDLNREQRTGTTGPALPGTRIEVRDSTGAVMPVGEVGEVFIKGPTVMKGYWNRPEATASELVDGWLKTGDLGSLDADGYLTIVDRVKDLVIRGGYNVYPREVEEVLYEHPAIVEVAVVGIPDEHYGEEIAAVIALAPGHEVTGEELRTWAKERLSAYKVPRVYSFVDTLPKGATGKIQKRAIDKDALLELARDAARAR; from the coding sequence ATGGTCAACATCGTTTCCCGCGTCTGGGCCCACGCCGACTCCGAGCCGGACCGGGTGGCCATCCGGTCTCCCCGGACGATCACGTTCGAGCAGCTGCGCGAGACGAACCGGCGCGTCGCCGGCGCGGTCCGTGCCGCCGGTCTGCAGCCCCTGGATCGGGTGCTGTTCGTCGCGCCGACGATCCCGGAGTTCCCCGAGGTCTACTACGGCCTGCACGCGGCGGGCGTGACCGTCACGACGATGAACGTCATGTCGACGATCCCCGAGATCGACTACGTCCTCGACGACTGCGACGCGTCGCTGGTCATCGCCTGGCACGAGTGCGCCGACGCCGCGCGCACGGCGGCCGAGCGGCGGGGCGTCCCCTTCTGGCAGGTCGACCCGGGTGCCGGCTTCGACGCCGAGCCGCTGGTGCAGGCCCACGAGCACGAGGCCGACGACACCGCGATCATCCTGTACACGTCCGGCACGACCGGGCGGCCCAAGGGCGCCGAGCTGACGGCGTCCAACCTGGTCGACACGGTCGACTCCTTCCTGCCCGTGCTGGAGCTCGGCGACGCCGACCGCTTCGGCACGGCGCTGCCGCTGTTCCACGTCTTCGGCCAGGCCGTGTGCATGAACACGGCGCTCGCGGTCGGGGCCTCGTTCTCGCTGCTGAGCCCGTTCGACCCCGCCAAGATGCTCGAGATGGTCCGGACCGACCGGCTCACGACGATGTCGGGTGTGCCGACCATGTGGAACGCCATGCTCCACGCCGAGGGCGACTTCACGCCCGAGGACTTCGCCTCGCTGCGGATGGCCACCTCGGGCGGCGCGTCGCTGCCGGTCGAGGTCATCCGGGCGTTCACCGAGCGCTTCGGCTGCTCGATCCTGGAGGGCTACGGGCTCACCGAGACGACCGGCGCGGCGACCTTCAACGACCTGAACCGCGAGCAGCGCACCGGCACGACCGGGCCCGCGCTGCCCGGCACCCGGATCGAGGTGCGGGACTCCACCGGCGCGGTGATGCCCGTCGGTGAGGTCGGTGAGGTCTTCATCAAGGGGCCGACCGTCATGAAGGGGTACTGGAACCGGCCCGAGGCCACCGCGAGCGAGCTCGTCGACGGCTGGCTGAAGACCGGCGACCTGGGCTCACTCGACGCCGACGGCTACCTGACGATCGTCGACCGGGTGAAGGACCTCGTGATCCGTGGCGGCTACAACGTGTACCCCCGTGAGGTCGAGGAGGTGCTCTACGAGCACCCCGCGATCGTCGAGGTGGCCGTGGTCGGCATCCCCGACGAGCACTACGGCGAGGAGATCGCCGCGGTGATAGCGCTCGCGCCGGGCCACGAGGTGACCGGCGAGGAGCTGCGCACCTGGGCCAAGGAGCGGCTCTCGGCCTACAAGGTCCCGAGGGTCTACTCCTTCGTCGACACGCTGCCCAAGGGCGCCACGGGCAAGATCCAGAAGCGGGCCATCGACAAGGACGCCCTGCTCGAGCTCGCCCGCGACGCGGCTCGCGCGCGATGA
- the rplQ gene encoding 50S ribosomal protein L17 — protein MPTPTKGPRLGGSPSHQRLILANLAQSLFEHGRITTTEAKAKRLRPYAEHLITKAKTDTVANRRHVVKVIRDKGVLHTLFTEIGPAMATRPGGYTRITKIGPRKGDNAPMAVIEIVEAKDFDAAAPKAPRAEAAPAVEEAPVEETVTDETVETPAEETAEVTEAPADEATESTQDEAK, from the coding sequence ATGCCCACCCCCACCAAGGGTCCTCGCCTCGGCGGCAGCCCCTCGCACCAGCGGCTGATCCTGGCGAACCTGGCCCAGAGCCTGTTCGAGCACGGCCGCATCACGACGACCGAGGCGAAGGCCAAGCGCCTGCGCCCGTACGCCGAGCACCTCATCACCAAGGCCAAGACCGACACGGTGGCCAACCGCCGCCACGTCGTCAAGGTCATCCGCGACAAGGGCGTGCTCCACACGCTCTTCACGGAGATCGGCCCGGCCATGGCCACCCGTCCGGGCGGCTACACGCGTATCACGAAGATCGGTCCGCGCAAGGGCGACAACGCCCCCATGGCCGTCATCGAGATCGTGGAGGCCAAGGACTTCGACGCCGCCGCGCCGAAGGCCCCCCGTGCCGAGGCTGCTCCGGCTGTCGAGGAGGCCCCGGTCGAGGAGACCGTGACCGACGAGACCGTCGAGACGCCCGCCGAGGAGACCGCTGAGGTCACCGAGGCTCCGGCCGACGAGGCGACCGAGTCCACGCAGGACGAGGCCAAGTAA
- a CDS encoding HAD family hydrolase, whose amino-acid sequence MTSATAPQDQDVFASAAPPRAVLFDFGGVLTTSVFESFASCSREISGDPDLLLQVVAQDEAASAALVEHECGRIEDEEFEAAVARGLAARGVQVEPHGLIVRMQRGLERDVAMRTAVESLRERGIAVALVSNSLGRDCYTGHDLDALFDVQVISGREGVRKPSRALYRIACERLGVSPGEALMVDDLAINVRAAHALGLGGVVHRSAARTVGQLADLLGLPAGALGPETRS is encoded by the coding sequence ATGACCTCCGCGACGGCGCCGCAGGACCAGGACGTCTTCGCGTCCGCGGCGCCGCCGCGCGCGGTCCTGTTCGACTTCGGGGGAGTGCTGACGACCAGCGTCTTCGAGTCGTTCGCCTCGTGCAGTCGTGAGATCAGCGGCGATCCCGATCTGCTGCTGCAGGTCGTGGCACAGGACGAGGCCGCGAGCGCGGCGCTCGTCGAGCACGAGTGCGGCCGCATCGAGGACGAGGAGTTCGAGGCGGCCGTCGCCCGCGGACTCGCGGCGCGCGGAGTCCAGGTCGAGCCGCACGGCCTCATCGTGCGGATGCAACGCGGCCTCGAGCGCGATGTCGCGATGCGCACCGCCGTCGAGAGCCTGCGCGAGCGCGGCATCGCGGTCGCACTGGTCTCGAACTCCCTCGGCCGCGACTGCTACACGGGTCACGACCTCGACGCGCTGTTCGACGTCCAGGTGATCTCGGGGCGCGAGGGGGTCCGCAAGCCCTCGCGGGCGCTGTACCGCATCGCGTGCGAGCGGCTGGGCGTCTCGCCCGGCGAGGCGCTCATGGTCGACGACCTGGCGATCAACGTGCGCGCCGCGCACGCCCTGGGGCTGGGTGGCGTCGTGCACCGGAGTGCCGCGCGGACGGTCGGGCAGCTGGCCGATCTGCTCGGTCTGCCGGCCGGCGCGCTCGGCCCCGAAACCCGTTCTTGA